A DNA window from Candidatus Bathyarchaeota archaeon contains the following coding sequences:
- a CDS encoding ferredoxin:glutaredoxin reductase produces MTSLDAVRKRAEADAKTNGYYLTPDLELLEAFFEGLKTNEDRYGYPLCPCRLASGKFEFDRDIICPCDYRDPDVAQYGACYCRLYVSKAVYESKNLPEVPERRPPEKMARAYGTPATPQPEQEKPEAPKQETIGVKKKLWYCKQCGYVAFREDPPYICPICKAKREMFSEVEVEVEFNG; encoded by the coding sequence TTGACCAGTCTTGATGCGGTTCGCAAACGAGCAGAAGCCGACGCCAAAACCAACGGTTACTATTTGACTCCTGATCTCGAACTTTTAGAGGCGTTTTTTGAAGGATTAAAAACCAATGAAGACCGATACGGCTACCCACTGTGCCCATGCAGGCTGGCTTCAGGAAAATTTGAGTTTGACCGAGACATAATTTGTCCCTGCGACTACCGTGACCCAGACGTAGCACAATACGGAGCATGCTATTGCCGACTTTACGTTAGCAAGGCTGTTTATGAAAGCAAAAACTTACCTGAAGTCCCCGAAAGAAGACCACCAGAGAAAATGGCAAGAGCATACGGGACACCTGCAACACCGCAACCAGAGCAAGAAAAGCCTGAAGCACCCAAACAGGAAACGATAGGGGTTAAGAAGAAGTTATGGTACTGCAAGCAATGTGGGTATGTGGCTTTCCGTGAGGATCCGCCGTATATTTGTCCGATTTGTAAGGCTAAGCGGGAAATGTTTTCAGAAGTAGAAGTTGAAGTGGAGTTTAATGGTTAA
- a CDS encoding glutaredoxin family protein: MPGKNSKHKVFLYAISTCVWCKMTKQFLKDNNIEYEYVDVDLCDDGDRQKIHQTIQSKGGSLSYPTTIIDDNVLITGFRKDRLKEELQL, translated from the coding sequence GTGCCTGGAAAGAACAGTAAACACAAAGTCTTCCTTTATGCTATTAGTACCTGTGTATGGTGCAAGATGACTAAGCAGTTTCTCAAAGACAACAACATCGAATACGAATACGTGGACGTTGACCTCTGTGACGATGGAGATAGGCAAAAAATCCACCAGACAATCCAAAGCAAAGGCGGAAGTCTCAGCTACCCAACCACAATTATCGACGATAATGTTTTGATTACGGGTTTCCGAAAAGACCGTCTAAAAGAGGAACTACAACTTTGA
- a CDS encoding dihydrolipoyl dehydrogenase, producing MEHFDIIVVGSGSGMLIVSEAVEQGLKVALVEKSTMGGTCINRGCVPSKMLIYPSDVIAALKAAQKIGINASVNSIDFGNIMTRMHTLVNTDTGMQARAVEATPNLKWFKETGEFISDYTMQVGTEKISGDKIFIVSGARVAIPPIKGLENVGYLTSDTVLDLQKQPESIIIIGGGYVGMEYAHFFAELGTKVTVLQRADKLLQNEEPEISDLLKAEVSRKMDIYTGYDVLEAKEVGSSKIVVAKNLADGSQKEFLAQIIMVAAGRVPNTDILKPETTGLQLDERGFIKVDEYLETGKKNIWALGDAIGKAMFKHAANYEAGLAWHNANHDHKAKMDYFAVPHAVFTHPQIASVGLKEQQAKDQKYSILVGVAQYKDTAMGAAMGEPEGFVKVIVERETGKILGAHIIGPEASMLIQEIINAMVTGSGDFGPIARAMHIHPALPEVIQNAFGALKPV from the coding sequence TTGGAGCACTTTGACATTATAGTAGTTGGTTCAGGTTCTGGAATGCTTATCGTTTCTGAAGCAGTTGAGCAGGGCTTAAAAGTTGCACTTGTCGAAAAAAGCACAATGGGCGGAACATGCATAAACAGGGGTTGCGTACCCTCAAAAATGCTGATTTACCCCAGCGACGTTATCGCTGCTCTTAAAGCTGCACAAAAAATCGGCATAAACGCATCTGTGAACTCTATTGATTTTGGCAACATCATGACAAGAATGCACACGCTGGTTAACACCGATACTGGAATGCAGGCCAGAGCAGTTGAAGCCACGCCTAACCTTAAATGGTTCAAAGAAACAGGCGAGTTCATCTCAGACTACACCATGCAGGTCGGCACAGAAAAAATAAGTGGAGACAAAATTTTCATTGTTTCAGGCGCAAGAGTAGCAATTCCACCAATAAAAGGATTAGAAAATGTTGGCTACCTCACCAGCGACACCGTTTTGGACCTACAAAAGCAACCTGAAAGTATCATAATTATTGGCGGTGGCTATGTGGGCATGGAGTATGCACATTTCTTTGCAGAATTGGGAACAAAAGTCACTGTGCTTCAAAGAGCCGACAAGCTTTTGCAAAATGAGGAACCTGAAATTTCAGATTTGCTAAAAGCAGAGGTGTCAAGGAAGATGGATATTTACACTGGATATGACGTGTTGGAGGCAAAAGAGGTGGGTTCCTCAAAAATTGTTGTTGCCAAAAACTTGGCGGACGGGAGCCAAAAGGAATTTTTAGCACAGATAATCATGGTTGCAGCTGGAAGAGTTCCCAACACGGACATTTTGAAACCTGAAACAACAGGGCTACAATTGGATGAGCGGGGCTTCATAAAAGTTGATGAGTACTTAGAAACGGGTAAAAAGAATATTTGGGCGTTGGGCGATGCGATTGGCAAAGCCATGTTCAAGCATGCAGCCAATTATGAGGCAGGATTAGCTTGGCACAATGCAAACCATGATCATAAAGCAAAAATGGATTACTTTGCAGTGCCACATGCAGTTTTCACCCATCCACAAATCGCTTCTGTAGGCTTAAAAGAACAGCAAGCTAAAGACCAAAAATACAGCATTCTCGTCGGGGTAGCACAATACAAAGACACTGCGATGGGTGCTGCTATGGGGGAACCAGAAGGATTTGTTAAAGTGATTGTTGAGCGGGAAACAGGAAAAATCTTGGGTGCGCACATTATTGGTCCTGAAGCTTCAATGTTGATTCAGGAAATAATTAATGCGATGGTAACTGGTAGTGGAGATTTTGGTCCGATTGCCAGAGCAATGCATATTCATCCTGCCCTGCCAGAAGTGATTCAAAATGCTTTTGGAGCCTTAAAACCAGTGTGA
- a CDS encoding 4Fe-4S binding protein, which translates to MVKIVVDAKCTGCETCVNTCPVGVYEMKDGKSVPTKESECLVCRACEAQCPEGAIQVIE; encoded by the coding sequence ATGGTAAAAATTGTTGTTGATGCGAAATGTACCGGATGCGAAACATGCGTTAACACCTGCCCAGTAGGTGTCTACGAAATGAAAGACGGTAAATCAGTGCCTACCAAAGAAAGCGAATGCCTAGTCTGCAGAGCATGCGAAGCTCAATGCCCTGAAGGCGCAATCCAGGTAATCGAATAA
- a CDS encoding asparagine synthase-related protein: protein MSVPQVALCRLNINVLPIQYGKLRQKTVKSAIALLNKQGKDAVEPVINALKTIDPENSKVLKLVLPAKEPQKITRQTTEAPVAAALAGSDTKALSGVKYLVLSDSTMVFDGTIYAPLEHANELETLAKQTVFCEAILQDFIAQADGDYTFFLLHKDWILAARDPVGVRPLYYGENSEVVALASNRRALWKLGIERAISFPPGNLAVISKEGIQFRPIKKLSYTPPQQITLENASAKLQSLLEQSVKSRLKGVSEVAVAFSGGLDSSLVAFLAKKLGVKVQLFHVSLENQPETEEAIKAAELLDLPLQVSLFKESDVEAVLPNVVELIEEADPVKASIGVPFFWTAQSAAEAGFKVMLAGQGADELFGGYQRYVTELCEYNEDKVRQTMFNDVVGIHESNLERDLKICGYHDVELRVPFGEFALARFAMSLPCELKFNAVADSERKILLRRAALDLGLPTLMVEKPKKAVQYSTGINNAVKRIAKKHGKTVSQYIEELFQK, encoded by the coding sequence ATGAGTGTTCCTCAAGTAGCGTTATGCAGATTAAACATTAATGTTTTACCAATACAATACGGTAAGTTGAGGCAAAAAACCGTGAAATCCGCAATCGCCCTGCTAAACAAGCAAGGAAAAGACGCCGTTGAACCCGTAATAAACGCACTCAAAACAATAGACCCAGAAAACTCAAAGGTCTTAAAGCTGGTTTTGCCCGCAAAAGAACCACAGAAAATAACACGGCAAACCACAGAGGCACCCGTGGCGGCGGCGTTGGCTGGTTCAGACACTAAAGCCCTAAGCGGCGTTAAATATTTGGTTTTGAGTGATTCAACCATGGTTTTTGACGGTACAATTTATGCACCTCTTGAACACGCAAACGAGCTGGAAACACTGGCTAAGCAGACGGTTTTTTGCGAGGCAATACTGCAGGATTTTATTGCGCAAGCTGACGGCGACTACACGTTTTTCCTACTGCACAAGGACTGGATTTTGGCGGCGCGAGACCCAGTTGGCGTTAGACCCCTATACTACGGCGAAAACAGTGAGGTTGTGGCTTTGGCGTCAAACCGCAGAGCACTCTGGAAACTGGGTATCGAACGCGCCATCTCTTTCCCGCCTGGAAACTTGGCAGTCATCAGCAAAGAAGGCATCCAATTCAGACCCATAAAGAAGCTGTCGTACACGCCACCGCAGCAGATAACGCTTGAGAATGCCTCAGCAAAACTGCAAAGCCTTCTTGAACAGTCAGTTAAGAGCAGGCTTAAGGGCGTAAGTGAGGTTGCTGTGGCTTTTTCTGGGGGATTGGACAGCAGTTTAGTGGCTTTTTTAGCTAAGAAGCTAGGGGTTAAAGTGCAATTGTTTCATGTGAGCTTGGAGAATCAGCCTGAAACGGAGGAGGCAATCAAGGCGGCGGAGTTATTGGATTTACCTTTGCAAGTCAGCTTGTTTAAGGAGTCTGATGTTGAAGCAGTTTTGCCCAATGTTGTGGAGCTAATCGAAGAAGCGGACCCAGTTAAGGCAAGTATTGGTGTTCCATTTTTCTGGACGGCGCAGTCTGCCGCGGAAGCTGGGTTTAAGGTGATGCTGGCTGGTCAGGGCGCGGATGAGTTGTTTGGTGGTTACCAACGTTACGTCACTGAGCTTTGCGAGTACAACGAGGACAAAGTAAGACAAACCATGTTCAATGATGTAGTTGGGATTCACGAGAGCAATCTGGAGCGGGACCTCAAAATCTGCGGCTACCACGATGTAGAACTGCGAGTACCTTTTGGAGAGTTTGCGCTGGCACGGTTCGCCATGAGTCTGCCTTGTGAGTTAAAGTTTAATGCTGTGGCGGATTCTGAGCGGAAAATTCTTTTGCGTAGGGCAGCTTTGGATTTGGGTTTGCCAACGTTGATGGTGGAGAAGCCTAAGAAGGCAGTGCAGTACTCCACGGGCATAAATAATGCTGTTAAGAGGATAGCTAAAAAGCACGGTAAAACCGTGAGTCAATACATAGAAGAGTTATTTCAAAAGTAA